In one window of Gammaproteobacteria bacterium DNA:
- a CDS encoding chorismate mutase produces the protein MDAIDEQIIELLGRRYSVCRDVARLKKASEIPMMQSGRVEQVKQRCAALAERHGVDPGFVRELYTLIIDEACRIEDRIIDASD, from the coding sequence ATTGATGCAATTGATGAGCAGATCATCGAGCTGCTCGGACGGCGTTACTCCGTATGCCGCGATGTCGCCCGTCTGAAGAAGGCGAGCGAAATCCCGATGATGCAAAGCGGCCGGGTGGAACAGGTCAAGCAGCGCTGCGCCGCGCTGGCGGAACGCCATGGCGTAGACCCTGGCTTTGTCCGTGAGCTGTATACCCTGATCATCGACGAGGCCTGCCGGATCGAGGATCGCATCATCGACGCCAGCGACTAG
- a CDS encoding prephenate dehydrogenase/arogenate dehydrogenase family protein, translating into MNKPNLPAISAVVLGGNGALGALFCAKFAGDGIATTSIDIAPAPPARQRDVACIASDVRALSEEAERVLSGADWVVAALPEGVLLETWQAIVSLMKQGALFVDTLSVKLPLATAMAGRVPRTIEQLSINPMFAPSLDFVNQSVAVVEASRGVQADRFLRLTQQWGATLHMLSAEQHDRCAAALQTATHAAILAFGMAMRRLDYDVEAMLPVMTPPHRALLSLLARILSASAEVYWDIQTHNTFAADARQSLAEGLRELTEAVEGGDQDRFRRLLADLQAMLGKERLAEFNERQRAHVPLW; encoded by the coding sequence ATGAACAAGCCGAATCTTCCTGCGATCAGCGCCGTAGTTCTGGGCGGCAATGGCGCCCTGGGAGCGCTTTTCTGCGCGAAATTCGCCGGTGACGGGATCGCGACCACGTCGATCGATATCGCGCCCGCGCCGCCGGCGCGGCAACGCGATGTCGCTTGCATCGCCTCCGACGTACGCGCGTTGTCAGAAGAGGCGGAGCGTGTCCTCTCCGGTGCGGACTGGGTCGTCGCGGCGCTGCCCGAGGGTGTCCTGCTCGAGACCTGGCAGGCCATTGTCAGCCTGATGAAACAGGGGGCGCTCTTCGTCGACACGCTGTCGGTCAAGCTGCCGCTGGCGACTGCCATGGCCGGCCGGGTGCCGCGAACCATTGAGCAGCTCAGCATTAATCCGATGTTTGCCCCATCGCTGGATTTCGTGAACCAGAGCGTTGCGGTAGTCGAGGCGAGCCGCGGTGTACAGGCGGACCGTTTCCTCCGGCTGACGCAGCAATGGGGCGCCACCCTGCACATGCTGAGCGCGGAGCAGCACGACCGCTGTGCAGCCGCTCTCCAGACGGCGACCCATGCCGCGATCCTTGCCTTCGGCATGGCGATGCGCCGGCTTGATTACGACGTAGAGGCCATGCTGCCGGTCATGACGCCGCCGCATCGGGCGCTCCTGTCCCTGCTGGCGCGCATCCTGAGCGCCAGCGCGGAGGTGTACTGGGACATCCAGACGCACAACACCTTTGCGGCGGACGCCAGGCAGTCGCTCGCGGAAGGGCTGCGCGAGCTGACGGAGGCGGTCGAGGGCGGTGACCAGGACCGGTTCCGGCGCCTGCTGGCAGATCTGCAGGCCATGCTGGGAAAGGAGCGACTGGCAGAGTTCAATGAGAGGCAGCGCGCGCATGTTCCGCTGTGGTGA